One Colias croceus chromosome 7, ilColCroc2.1 genomic window carries:
- the LOC123693057 gene encoding protein roadkill isoform X2 gives MALARLASGSECGGGGSGGGAPAPQSARVSSNGAGGMAVSRVPSPLHDGNTPVAENWCFTQVKVVKFSYMWTINNFSFCREEMGEVLKSSTFSAGASDKLKWCLRVNPKGLDEESKDYLSLYLLLVSCNKSEVRAKFKFSILNAKREETKAMESQRAYRFVQGKDWGFKKFIRRDFLLDEANGLLPEDKLTIFCEVSVVADSINISGQSNVVQFKVPECRLSDDLGALFDSERFSDVTLAVGGREFQAHKAILAARSPVFAAMFEHEMEERKRNRVDITDVDHEVLREMLRFIYTDRAPNLDKMADDLLAAADKYALDRLKVMCEEALCLSLSVETAADTLILADLHSADQLKAQTIDFINTHATDVMDTTGWKNMISSHPHLIAEAFRALATQQQQIPPIGPPRKRVKQA, from the exons GCTCGCGTCGGGCAGTGAGTGCGGCGGTGGAGGGTCGGGCGGCGGCGCGCCCGCTCCACAGTCGGCGCGCGTGTCCTCGAACGGCGCCGGTGGTATGGCGGTGAGCCGTGTGCCCAGCCCGTTGCACGACGGGAACACGCCCGTCGCGGAGAACTGGTGTTTTACACAG GTGAAAGTGGTTAAGTTCAGCTACATGTGGAcaatcaataattttagtttttgtaGAGAAGAGATGGGTGAAGTGTTAAAATCATCGACATTCTCAGCTGGTGCTagtgataaattaaaatggtGTCTTCGTGTAAATCCAAAAGGACTCGATGAAGAGAGCAAAGACTATTTatcgttatatttattattagtgtCATGTAATAAATCAGAAGTGCGTGCAAAGTTcaagttttcaatattaaacGCGAAACGGGAAGAAACAAAAGCGATGGAGTCACAGCGCGCGTACAGATTCGTTCAAGGCAAGGATTGGGGATTCAAAAAGTTTATCAGAAG GGACTTCCTATTGGACGAGGCGAACGGTCTCCTCCCCGAGGACAAGCTGACTATATTCTGCGAGGTGTCAGTTGTAGCGGACAGTATAAACATCAGCGGGCAGAGCAACGTGGTGCAGTTCAAAGTGCCCGAGTGTCGGCTGTCGGACGATCTCGGCGCGCTGTTCGACAGCGAGCGGTTCTCTGACGTCACGCTAGCGGTCGGAGGGCGAGAGTTTCAAGCGCACAAGGCGATACTGGCAG CGCGGAGTCCAGTGTTCGCGGCGATGTTCGAGCACGAGATGGAAGAACGGAAACGCAACCGGGTGGACATCACGGACGTGGACCACGAGGTGCTGCGCGAGATGCTGCGCTTCATATACACGGACCGCGCGCCCAACTTGGACAAGATGGCCGACGATCTGTTGGCGGCGGCGGAtaag tacGCACTGGACAGATTAAAAGTGATGTGCGAAGAGGCTCTCTGTTTAAGTTTATCGGTAGAAACGGCCGCGGACACACTCATACTGGCCGATCTACATTCTGCGGACCAACTGAAGGCACAAACCATCGACTTCATTAACAC TCACGCGACGGACGTGATGGACACGACGGGCTGGAAGAACATGATCTCGTCGCACCCGCACCTCATCGCGGAGGCGTTCCGCGCGCTCGCCACGCAGCAGCAGCAGATCCCGCCCATCGGCCCGCCGCGCAAGCGCGTCAAGCAGGCCTAG
- the LOC123693057 gene encoding protein roadkill isoform X1 — protein MALARLASGSECGGGGSGGGAPAPQSARVSSNGAGGMAVSRVPSPLHDGNTPVAENWCFTQVKVVKFSYMWTINNFSFCREEMGEVLKSSTFSAGASDKLKWCLRVNPKGLDEESKDYLSLYLLLVSCNKSEVRAKFKFSILNAKREETKAMESQRAYRFVQGKDWGFKKFIRRDFLLDEANGLLPEDKLTIFCEVSVVADSINISGQSNVVQFKVPECRLSDDLGALFDSERFSDVTLAVGGREFQAHKAILAARSPVFAAMFEHEMEERKRNRVDITDVDHEVLREMLRFIYTDRAPNLDKMADDLLAAADKYALDRLKVMCEEALCLSLSVETAADTLILADLHSADQLKAQTIDFINTSHATDVMDTTGWKNMISSHPHLIAEAFRALATQQQQIPPIGPPRKRVKQA, from the exons GCTCGCGTCGGGCAGTGAGTGCGGCGGTGGAGGGTCGGGCGGCGGCGCGCCCGCTCCACAGTCGGCGCGCGTGTCCTCGAACGGCGCCGGTGGTATGGCGGTGAGCCGTGTGCCCAGCCCGTTGCACGACGGGAACACGCCCGTCGCGGAGAACTGGTGTTTTACACAG GTGAAAGTGGTTAAGTTCAGCTACATGTGGAcaatcaataattttagtttttgtaGAGAAGAGATGGGTGAAGTGTTAAAATCATCGACATTCTCAGCTGGTGCTagtgataaattaaaatggtGTCTTCGTGTAAATCCAAAAGGACTCGATGAAGAGAGCAAAGACTATTTatcgttatatttattattagtgtCATGTAATAAATCAGAAGTGCGTGCAAAGTTcaagttttcaatattaaacGCGAAACGGGAAGAAACAAAAGCGATGGAGTCACAGCGCGCGTACAGATTCGTTCAAGGCAAGGATTGGGGATTCAAAAAGTTTATCAGAAG GGACTTCCTATTGGACGAGGCGAACGGTCTCCTCCCCGAGGACAAGCTGACTATATTCTGCGAGGTGTCAGTTGTAGCGGACAGTATAAACATCAGCGGGCAGAGCAACGTGGTGCAGTTCAAAGTGCCCGAGTGTCGGCTGTCGGACGATCTCGGCGCGCTGTTCGACAGCGAGCGGTTCTCTGACGTCACGCTAGCGGTCGGAGGGCGAGAGTTTCAAGCGCACAAGGCGATACTGGCAG CGCGGAGTCCAGTGTTCGCGGCGATGTTCGAGCACGAGATGGAAGAACGGAAACGCAACCGGGTGGACATCACGGACGTGGACCACGAGGTGCTGCGCGAGATGCTGCGCTTCATATACACGGACCGCGCGCCCAACTTGGACAAGATGGCCGACGATCTGTTGGCGGCGGCGGAtaag tacGCACTGGACAGATTAAAAGTGATGTGCGAAGAGGCTCTCTGTTTAAGTTTATCGGTAGAAACGGCCGCGGACACACTCATACTGGCCGATCTACATTCTGCGGACCAACTGAAGGCACAAACCATCGACTTCATTAACAC GAGTCACGCGACGGACGTGATGGACACGACGGGCTGGAAGAACATGATCTCGTCGCACCCGCACCTCATCGCGGAGGCGTTCCGCGCGCTCGCCACGCAGCAGCAGCAGATCCCGCCCATCGGCCCGCCGCGCAAGCGCGTCAAGCAGGCCTAG
- the LOC123693057 gene encoding protein roadkill isoform X3, producing the protein MAVSRVPSPLHDGNTPVAENWCFTQVKVVKFSYMWTINNFSFCREEMGEVLKSSTFSAGASDKLKWCLRVNPKGLDEESKDYLSLYLLLVSCNKSEVRAKFKFSILNAKREETKAMESQRAYRFVQGKDWGFKKFIRRDFLLDEANGLLPEDKLTIFCEVSVVADSINISGQSNVVQFKVPECRLSDDLGALFDSERFSDVTLAVGGREFQAHKAILAARSPVFAAMFEHEMEERKRNRVDITDVDHEVLREMLRFIYTDRAPNLDKMADDLLAAADKYALDRLKVMCEEALCLSLSVETAADTLILADLHSADQLKAQTIDFINTSHATDVMDTTGWKNMISSHPHLIAEAFRALATQQQQIPPIGPPRKRVKQA; encoded by the exons ATGGCGGTGAGCCGTGTGCCCAGCCCGTTGCACGACGGGAACACGCCCGTCGCGGAGAACTGGTGTTTTACACAG GTGAAAGTGGTTAAGTTCAGCTACATGTGGAcaatcaataattttagtttttgtaGAGAAGAGATGGGTGAAGTGTTAAAATCATCGACATTCTCAGCTGGTGCTagtgataaattaaaatggtGTCTTCGTGTAAATCCAAAAGGACTCGATGAAGAGAGCAAAGACTATTTatcgttatatttattattagtgtCATGTAATAAATCAGAAGTGCGTGCAAAGTTcaagttttcaatattaaacGCGAAACGGGAAGAAACAAAAGCGATGGAGTCACAGCGCGCGTACAGATTCGTTCAAGGCAAGGATTGGGGATTCAAAAAGTTTATCAGAAG GGACTTCCTATTGGACGAGGCGAACGGTCTCCTCCCCGAGGACAAGCTGACTATATTCTGCGAGGTGTCAGTTGTAGCGGACAGTATAAACATCAGCGGGCAGAGCAACGTGGTGCAGTTCAAAGTGCCCGAGTGTCGGCTGTCGGACGATCTCGGCGCGCTGTTCGACAGCGAGCGGTTCTCTGACGTCACGCTAGCGGTCGGAGGGCGAGAGTTTCAAGCGCACAAGGCGATACTGGCAG CGCGGAGTCCAGTGTTCGCGGCGATGTTCGAGCACGAGATGGAAGAACGGAAACGCAACCGGGTGGACATCACGGACGTGGACCACGAGGTGCTGCGCGAGATGCTGCGCTTCATATACACGGACCGCGCGCCCAACTTGGACAAGATGGCCGACGATCTGTTGGCGGCGGCGGAtaag tacGCACTGGACAGATTAAAAGTGATGTGCGAAGAGGCTCTCTGTTTAAGTTTATCGGTAGAAACGGCCGCGGACACACTCATACTGGCCGATCTACATTCTGCGGACCAACTGAAGGCACAAACCATCGACTTCATTAACAC GAGTCACGCGACGGACGTGATGGACACGACGGGCTGGAAGAACATGATCTCGTCGCACCCGCACCTCATCGCGGAGGCGTTCCGCGCGCTCGCCACGCAGCAGCAGCAGATCCCGCCCATCGGCCCGCCGCGCAAGCGCGTCAAGCAGGCCTAG